In Leishmania braziliensis MHOM/BR/75/M2904 complete genome, chromosome 29, a genomic segment contains:
- a CDS encoding putative protein kinase has product MSWHKCSMCQSRLQDNELNFCVSCRAAVCGTCTQICYPNRMSVALCMRCALPDYVFSCGRCHQHISYEGLEFFCDMCANPICFSCVASGTSFECGKLKCSLCCEYPMSQAARNLVVRYVVDGAMLRQLPMPLVSRAAPVAPSPPQARVTAAALVATMSTKYRNLLGREKLGEGAQGVVYKCRTEENEVVVVKEMVFNKTDVTAFEAQARQVERMRQLNHPHLIRYLDVSVKQDPLRICVVMPFYNEGDLKKFIEMQRKPVTEVKLCSIVLQIAGALSYLHRQEPPLVHRDIKPENILLLNHKEQVLLMDLDLCRAVDVTASVIKRREMSPTYEYRAPELATSCGDTKADVFSLGVVMFVLATLPDFPCVRTDSGEALVLSSSEWSPSSLERAIQREIKGVQGYTYSREFIRLVVAMLLHKPAARPTSESVIHRLQKIMEQRLMEGKV; this is encoded by the coding sequence ATGTCGTGGCATAAGTGCTCCATGTGTCAGTCGAGGTTGCAGGATAATGAGCTGAACTTCTGCGTCTCctgccgcgctgccgtgTGTGGGACATGCACTCAAATCTGCTACCCGAACCGGATGAGTGTGGCCCTCTGCATGCGGTGCGCGCTACCTGACTACGTCTTCTCCTGTGGACGGTGCCACCAGCACATCTCGTATGAAGGCCTGGAGTTCTTCTGCGACATGTGTGCCAACCCCATTTGCTTCAGCTGCGTCGCTAGCGGCACTAGCTTCGAGTGTGGCAAGTTGAAATGTAGTCTGTGCTGCGAGTACCCGATGTCACAGGCAGCGCGTAATCTGGTGGTCCGCTATGTGGTAGACGGCGCCatgctgcgccagctcccGATGCCGCTCGTGTCACGTGCGGCCCCGGTGGCACCGTCGCCTCCACAAGCGCGCGTGACAGCTGCAGCGTTGGTGGCGACGATGAGCACCAAATACCGAAATCTGCTTGGGCGAGAGAAGCTCGGCGAGGGTGCTCAGGGCGTAGTGTACAAGTGCCGCACGGAGGAGaacgaggtggtggtggtgaaggagaTGGTGTTTAATAAAACGGATGTCACCGCCTTTGAGGCCCAGGCGCGACAAGTTGAACGCATGCGCCAGCTAAACCACCCTCATCTCATCCGCTACCTCGACGTCTCGGTCAAGCAGGACCCACTACGCATCTGCGTGGTCATGCCCTTCTACAACGAGGGCGATTTGAAAAAGTTCATTGAAATGCAGCGCAAACCGGTGACGGAGGTGAAGCTGTGCTCCATCGTTCTGCAGATTGCCGGCGCCCTCAGCTATCTGCATCGGCAAGAGCCACCGCTCGTTCATCGTGACATCAAGCCCGAGAACATCCTGTTGCTCAACCACAAGGAGCAGGTACTGCTGATGGACCTGGATCTCTGTCGAGCAGTAGACGTAACGGCGAGCGTCATTAAGCGGCGCGAGATGTCACCGACGTATGAGTACCGCGCACCAGAGTTGGCGACGAGCTGCGGCGATACCAAAGCAGATGTGTTTAGCCTCGGTGTGGTGATGTTCGTGCTTGCCACACTGCCGGACTTTCCATGCGTGCGCACGGACTCCGGCGAGGCGCTAGTGCTCTCCTCGTCTGAGTGGTCGCCATCGTCGTTGGAGCGTGCTATTCAGCGCGAAATTAAGGGCGTACAGGGCTACACTTACTCAAGGGAGTTTATCCGCTTAGTCGTGGCAATGCTTCTTCACAAGCCCGCCGCACGTCCCACGTCGGAGAGTGTCATCCACCGCCTGCAGAAGATCATGGAGCAGCGCCTGATGGAGGGGAAGGTGTGA